One genomic window of Pseudomonadales bacterium includes the following:
- a CDS encoding TetR family transcriptional regulator, with translation MAADNDDHCSKSYQESISLETVKKKNRQRRGDAVRERILSAALECFGSHGFEGASTRAIAERAGVTHTLVLYHFQSKDQLWIATVEDVVKNYIEKTRQDINANDEQSARAELKTFIEDFVRFSAGSPQIHRIFTSEGNQDTPRLKWVIDHFLRDHFNMVIDMIRRGQSEGSVRQCDPARLYYLIIGVAGTPFTISTEYKALTGRDVFSEAEILRNIAFLFEIVFI, from the coding sequence ATGGCGGCTGATAATGATGACCACTGTTCTAAAAGCTACCAAGAGTCGATTTCATTGGAAACCGTTAAAAAGAAAAACAGGCAACGCCGCGGTGATGCGGTTCGTGAAAGAATACTGTCGGCTGCACTTGAATGCTTTGGCTCGCATGGCTTTGAAGGCGCGTCTACTCGTGCTATTGCAGAACGGGCGGGTGTTACACACACATTGGTGCTTTACCATTTTCAGTCAAAAGACCAGCTATGGATTGCAACGGTTGAAGATGTAGTAAAAAACTATATTGAAAAAACCCGGCAAGACATAAATGCCAATGACGAGCAGTCCGCTCGGGCAGAGCTAAAAACTTTTATCGAGGACTTCGTAAGATTTTCGGCAGGCTCTCCGCAGATCCATAGAATATTTACCTCAGAAGGCAATCAGGACACACCTCGCTTAAAGTGGGTTATTGATCACTTTTTGCGCGACCATTTTAATATGGTTATTGATATGATCCGTCGTGGTCAAAGTGAAGGCTCTGTTCGCCAGTGCGACCCCGCAAGGCTTTATTATCTGATAATTGGTGTGGCGGGCACGCCTTTTACGATTTCAACAGAATATAAAGCGTTGACCGGCAGGGATGTTTTTTCTGAAGCTGAAATTCTGAGGAATATCGCTTTCCTTTTTGAAATCGTTTTTATCTGA
- a CDS encoding TonB-dependent receptor, translating into MTFNLRGDYTLALTDQLEGMIGVSLIGQSESIGILTPDSSVRKDFEIRDYTIVNANIGIRSVDERWQVMLWGKNITDEYYWQNTIQAYDDIVRYAARPAEYGVTFSMNF; encoded by the coding sequence GTGACTTTCAATTTGCGCGGTGATTATACGCTTGCGCTCACTGATCAGCTTGAAGGAATGATTGGTGTCAGCTTGATTGGTCAGTCTGAAAGTATTGGAATTCTGACGCCGGATTCAAGTGTGCGAAAGGACTTTGAAATCAGGGACTACACAATAGTTAATGCGAATATAGGTATTCGTTCAGTTGACGAGCGTTGGCAAGTGATGCTCTGGGGGAAAAATATTACGGATGAATATTACTGGCAAAACACCATTCAGGCCTACGACGATATTGTTCGTTATGCAGCAAGGCCTGCTGAGTATGGCGTAACATTCAGTATGAACTTTTAA
- a CDS encoding PaaI family thioesterase, which translates to MSRVVPDGFELVKLDNGFGDHFGPVYRKEVNSRYVFAFRVSPHQLNIAGMCHGGAIATFADIQIAAIKPFTDLAGKHLPTRNLNMDYIAPVPAEAWVEMEVDFVRITRGSVYMHSQITANGKVAARSSATYHIP; encoded by the coding sequence ATGTCTCGTGTAGTACCGGATGGCTTTGAGCTGGTAAAACTTGATAACGGATTTGGTGACCATTTTGGACCTGTGTACAGGAAGGAGGTCAACAGCCGATATGTCTTCGCTTTTCGTGTCAGTCCGCATCAGTTGAACATTGCCGGAATGTGTCATGGTGGGGCTATTGCGACATTTGCCGATATTCAGATTGCCGCGATAAAACCGTTCACTGATCTTGCTGGCAAACACTTGCCGACGCGGAACCTCAATATGGATTACATCGCGCCTGTTCCGGCCGAGGCCTGGGTGGAGATGGAAGTTGATTTTGTGCGGATAACCAGAGGCTCTGTGTACATGCACAGTCAAATTACTGCGAATGGGAAAGTGGCGGCACGTAGCTCTGCGACATACCATATTCCCTGA
- a CDS encoding phosphotransferase family protein, producing the protein MSAVLNDTRQHPSSEFIAGVRERYPVEPEIDRVLTRKMQGRSGAVFENIPLRQMEEATKALIGKYYQGDFSVMNVRWLSGGASKIQMAFDFVSAEKNDQFEAGVVTPMVVRMEPAESVVETSRKREFELLSLLKNKLPIPDCFWLDAEAEFYPYPALVYAFANGVVKPSTVASKQVTGIGINFGPERREKLADQFVRHLATLHTLPVFEEGVLPSFEKPVVGTNSSVIKQINWWRRVWEEDRGADIPLLEVAYQWLVANAPSIETPSLVHGDYRSGNFLFDETSLDITAFLDWELALVGDRHQDLAWSTYKLFGHVAEDDKTHLVCGLLSEQEFFRRYEDYSGLSVDKERLLYYRVLCNFMSVVHSLGTAYRAAKGGKTHQDIVITTFSKIGYMLLEQLREYMEELTDAA; encoded by the coding sequence ATGTCAGCGGTTTTAAACGATACACGTCAGCATCCGAGCAGTGAATTTATAGCGGGTGTCCGCGAGCGATATCCCGTTGAGCCAGAAATAGACAGAGTCTTAACCCGCAAAATGCAAGGGCGCTCTGGCGCCGTGTTTGAAAATATACCCCTCCGGCAAATGGAGGAAGCGACCAAAGCGCTGATTGGCAAATATTACCAAGGTGACTTTTCAGTGATGAACGTACGCTGGTTAAGCGGCGGAGCCTCAAAAATACAGATGGCTTTTGATTTTGTTAGCGCCGAAAAAAACGACCAGTTTGAAGCAGGTGTTGTTACGCCAATGGTTGTCCGTATGGAGCCTGCAGAATCGGTGGTTGAGACCAGCCGAAAGCGCGAGTTCGAATTGCTTTCTCTGTTGAAAAATAAATTACCGATTCCCGATTGTTTCTGGCTGGATGCCGAGGCCGAATTTTATCCATACCCTGCACTGGTTTACGCATTTGCTAATGGTGTGGTAAAGCCTTCAACAGTTGCCAGCAAACAGGTGACAGGCATAGGTATTAATTTTGGTCCCGAGCGTCGAGAAAAGCTGGCGGATCAATTTGTTCGGCACCTGGCGACATTGCATACGTTGCCTGTTTTCGAGGAGGGTGTGTTGCCCTCGTTTGAGAAGCCGGTAGTTGGAACCAATAGCAGTGTGATCAAGCAAATCAACTGGTGGCGGCGAGTGTGGGAAGAAGACCGTGGCGCCGATATTCCCTTGTTAGAGGTCGCGTATCAATGGTTGGTAGCCAATGCACCATCCATCGAAACGCCTTCACTTGTGCATGGTGATTACCGTAGCGGTAATTTTTTATTTGATGAAACATCCCTGGATATCACGGCTTTTCTGGATTGGGAGTTGGCGCTGGTTGGTGACAGGCACCAGGACCTTGCCTGGTCAACCTATAAGCTTTTCGGTCATGTGGCTGAAGATGACAAGACGCACTTGGTTTGTGGGTTACTGTCAGAACAGGAGTTTTTTCGCCGTTATGAAGACTATTCGGGTTTAAGTGTTGATAAAGAACGGTTGCTCTATTACCGGGTTCTGTGCAACTTCATGTCGGTGGTGCACTCACTGGGTACGGCTTATAGAGCAGCGAAGGGCGGTAAAACTCATCAGGATATTGTGATCACAACCTTTTCAAAGATAGGTTATATGCTTCTCGAGCAACTTCGGGAGTATATGGAGGAGTTGACCGATGCAGCCTGA
- a CDS encoding MFS transporter yields the protein MDADKSYKSKKYRYYVLGIFSVTYMFNFVDRQILAILQEPIKVELGLSDTQLGLLTGFAFAVFYITMGLPIARLADRSNRRNIVASCLGLWSLMTAVCGLAQSYVQLLFARMGVGVGEAGCSPPIHSMISDIFPLKERASALGFYNSGVNVGMLVGFLLGGWLQEYFGWRVALMAVGIPGLLLAVLMRFTVAEPPRLVHSSAQAKNADQLPSFADTVQLLWSKKTFRLMVLGGSMCAFTGYCLFSWTPSFLIRSYGLSTGTIGTWLAISIGVGGALGTWATGYFADKFAAKDVRWYPWILVATYGLPLPFVIAMFFSTSGIQALMFFIVPAILLAGYLAPLITVTHSLVEPGMRAVSSAIVLLMVNLIGLGLGPVSVGMLSDYLEPDLGPESLRYALFLFTSISLILSMILFIFSAKYIRVEMVVSERSDH from the coding sequence ATTGATGCGGATAAATCATATAAGAGTAAAAAATACCGCTACTACGTTTTAGGTATCTTTTCAGTTACCTATATGTTCAATTTTGTAGATCGGCAAATTCTTGCGATTTTACAAGAACCCATAAAAGTTGAACTTGGCCTGTCGGACACTCAGCTGGGGCTGCTCACAGGGTTTGCGTTTGCTGTGTTTTATATAACGATGGGGCTGCCTATTGCCCGTCTGGCAGATCGTTCAAATCGTCGCAATATAGTGGCTTCGTGCTTGGGTTTGTGGAGTTTGATGACGGCCGTGTGTGGTCTCGCCCAGAGTTATGTTCAGTTGCTGTTTGCGAGAATGGGCGTGGGCGTAGGCGAGGCAGGTTGCAGTCCACCCATTCACTCAATGATCTCTGATATTTTTCCGCTGAAGGAGCGTGCCAGCGCGTTAGGTTTTTATAATAGCGGTGTTAATGTGGGCATGTTAGTCGGTTTTCTTCTTGGTGGTTGGCTGCAAGAATATTTTGGCTGGCGCGTGGCATTGATGGCTGTCGGTATTCCCGGGTTGCTGCTCGCAGTGCTGATGAGGTTCACGGTTGCCGAGCCTCCGCGTCTTGTACATTCATCTGCCCAGGCTAAAAACGCTGACCAGCTTCCGAGCTTCGCCGATACCGTGCAATTGCTCTGGTCGAAGAAAACTTTCCGCTTGATGGTTCTGGGGGGATCCATGTGCGCCTTTACAGGTTATTGCCTGTTCAGCTGGACACCATCATTTCTGATTCGGAGCTATGGGCTTTCAACTGGCACAATCGGTACCTGGCTCGCTATTTCCATTGGTGTGGGTGGTGCGCTGGGAACCTGGGCCACGGGTTACTTCGCGGACAAGTTTGCTGCCAAAGATGTGCGTTGGTACCCCTGGATACTGGTGGCAACTTATGGTTTGCCATTGCCCTTTGTCATTGCTATGTTCTTTAGCACGAGTGGCATACAGGCCTTGATGTTTTTTATCGTGCCTGCAATTTTGCTGGCTGGGTATCTGGCACCCTTAATCACGGTAACCCATAGTTTGGTTGAGCCCGGCATGAGGGCCGTATCCTCCGCCATTGTTTTGTTAATGGTGAACCTGATAGGACTTGGTTTGGGTCCGGTGTCAGTGGGCATGCTCAGTGATTATCTTGAGCCGGATCTGGGCCCTGAAAGTTTGCGATATGCGTTGTTTTTGTTTACTTCCATTTCTTTGATTTTAAGCATGATTCTTTTTATTTTTTCGGCGAAGTATATTCGTGTTGAGATGGTTGTGTCAGAGCGTTCGGATCATTAA
- a CDS encoding Rieske 2Fe-2S domain-containing protein, whose translation MGRVEELPEPGAYVVKEVPPCNVSLIITHAKNGSIQAFYNSCSHRGSKIATETSGKLSRFVCPYHKWTYSNDGDLIGVPDQANFFDIDKKSCGLTPVATDTWEGWVFINLATEPEVSLEEFLGPMKEHLSGMLYPGADNPVVFSAKLDANWKVVADAFIETYHIPHIHPQTIGSTFSSPINPHSRLLDAYSLGTHQAVSMYGNPDYQLNPNNQAEILGHSGGDAGSVIAASNQEAAAAFLKHPAINPTASTHWSMDVNNLFPHVQIDCGPGGFWTHYFWPLTPNTSLYEGRFYMEKASNMRERYLQELYLGRVADIILEDLVNVGRTQEGIDTGGKMFMQLQDSEVAIRHSMSRIMKWVEADTVREALS comes from the coding sequence ATGGGGCGCGTAGAAGAACTGCCCGAGCCGGGGGCATATGTGGTCAAAGAAGTGCCTCCCTGTAACGTATCCTTGATTATTACGCACGCAAAAAATGGCTCAATTCAGGCTTTCTATAACAGTTGCTCCCACAGGGGCAGTAAAATCGCCACGGAGACTTCCGGCAAATTAAGCCGTTTTGTCTGTCCTTACCATAAATGGACCTACAGCAATGATGGTGATTTGATAGGCGTACCTGACCAGGCCAACTTTTTTGATATCGATAAAAAGAGCTGTGGCCTTACACCGGTGGCTACTGATACCTGGGAAGGTTGGGTATTTATTAATCTGGCAACAGAGCCGGAAGTCAGCCTGGAAGAATTTCTGGGGCCGATGAAAGAACATCTTTCAGGCATGCTATACCCCGGTGCCGATAACCCGGTCGTGTTTTCTGCCAAACTGGATGCCAATTGGAAAGTTGTCGCCGACGCATTTATTGAGACTTACCACATACCACACATTCATCCGCAGACGATCGGCTCGACGTTCTCCTCCCCAATAAACCCGCACTCCCGATTACTGGATGCCTACTCTCTGGGAACCCACCAGGCTGTCTCTATGTACGGCAACCCCGACTACCAGTTAAACCCGAACAATCAAGCAGAAATACTCGGTCATAGCGGTGGTGATGCTGGCAGTGTTATTGCTGCCAGCAATCAGGAAGCGGCAGCTGCCTTCCTCAAGCACCCGGCCATAAACCCAACTGCCTCAACCCATTGGTCGATGGACGTCAATAACCTGTTCCCACATGTTCAGATTGATTGTGGGCCCGGCGGATTCTGGACTCACTATTTCTGGCCACTCACACCCAACACATCCCTGTATGAAGGTCGCTTCTATATGGAAAAGGCATCCAACATGCGCGAGCGCTATTTGCAGGAGCTCTACCTCGGTAGAGTGGCCGACATCATTCTTGAAGATCTTGTTAATGTTGGCAGAACCCAAGAGGGCATAGACACTGGCGGCAAAATGTTCATGCAACTGCAGGACAGCGAAGTGGCTATTCGGCATTCCATGAGCAGGATCATGAAGTGGGTTGAAGCCGACACTGTTAGGGAGGCCCTGTCATGA
- a CDS encoding FAD-dependent monooxygenase, giving the protein MADKKVLIAGGGPVGMTTALELARYGVESILIERNLETTRHPKMDLTNGRSMELFSRLGVVEDIRKAGVHGDNPFDIAWVTHMNGYELHRFKYPSANEVKARIRENNDGSEAGQQPLRVSQIAIEPVLKAKIDANPLVDVRFGTKFEGVLEEHTDHLVVEVSSPVTGEKSIIECSYLIGCDGGGSRVRRTLGIELEGEQNVASAFMVHFHSTDTQLLQNWGVTWHYQNGAGTLIAQNDIDTWTLQAWLPPGDDGSTWDADEVLQSWIGCDFEYEILQANPWSAHFVVAEKYHSGRVVIAGDAAHQYIPTGGYGMNSGVADACGVAWVVAAQVQGWGGPELFNAYDVERRTTAWWHLNASKRHMGVRIEMTELYAAAGDIDSDTTDAQQNREKLGAQIKALGNAENESWGVELGYRYESPIIFSQAGAPEVDPIEYQPSTWPGSRLPHLFLEDGVSIHEKLGKYFTLINFGDADMSSCVESSDIPLEVLNVDEPHAKSIYQCEYLLVRPDQHIAWRGEELPQDFGALMDKVSGN; this is encoded by the coding sequence ATGGCCGATAAGAAAGTATTGATTGCTGGTGGTGGTCCGGTTGGTATGACCACCGCGCTTGAGCTTGCCCGTTACGGAGTGGAGTCTATTCTTATTGAACGTAACCTGGAGACTACGCGCCACCCTAAAATGGACCTTACCAACGGGCGGTCCATGGAGTTGTTTAGCCGACTGGGGGTTGTCGAAGATATTCGTAAAGCAGGTGTTCATGGTGATAACCCTTTCGATATCGCCTGGGTTACTCATATGAATGGTTATGAATTGCATCGTTTCAAATACCCTTCAGCGAATGAAGTGAAAGCCAGAATTAGAGAGAATAACGATGGGTCCGAAGCTGGTCAGCAGCCGTTACGTGTTAGCCAGATAGCGATTGAGCCTGTACTGAAAGCCAAAATTGATGCTAACCCTCTGGTGGATGTGCGTTTTGGAACCAAATTCGAGGGTGTGCTTGAAGAGCATACCGACCACTTAGTGGTTGAGGTGTCTTCACCCGTCACTGGCGAAAAATCCATTATTGAGTGTTCTTACTTGATTGGCTGTGATGGTGGAGGCAGTCGAGTAAGGCGCACTCTCGGTATTGAGCTGGAAGGCGAGCAAAATGTTGCCAGTGCCTTTATGGTTCATTTTCACTCTACCGATACCCAATTGCTCCAGAATTGGGGTGTGACTTGGCACTACCAGAATGGTGCAGGCACGCTGATTGCTCAGAATGATATTGATACCTGGACGCTTCAAGCGTGGTTACCGCCGGGAGATGACGGCAGTACCTGGGATGCAGATGAGGTGCTTCAATCCTGGATTGGCTGCGATTTTGAGTATGAAATTTTACAAGCAAACCCCTGGTCTGCACATTTTGTAGTGGCGGAGAAATATCATAGCGGCAGGGTGGTTATTGCTGGCGATGCGGCTCACCAGTATATTCCTACGGGTGGCTACGGCATGAACTCTGGCGTTGCCGATGCCTGCGGTGTGGCTTGGGTTGTTGCCGCACAGGTACAGGGCTGGGGCGGACCAGAGCTGTTCAACGCTTACGATGTCGAGCGACGTACCACTGCTTGGTGGCATCTTAATGCGTCTAAACGGCATATGGGGGTTCGCATCGAAATGACAGAGTTGTATGCAGCCGCAGGAGATATCGACTCCGATACTACAGATGCACAACAGAATCGTGAAAAACTCGGTGCACAGATTAAAGCATTGGGTAACGCTGAAAATGAAAGTTGGGGTGTTGAGCTGGGGTATCGTTACGAATCCCCGATCATTTTTTCACAAGCAGGGGCTCCGGAAGTAGACCCTATCGAATATCAGCCATCAACCTGGCCCGGCAGCAGGTTGCCTCACCTGTTTTTAGAGGACGGTGTTTCCATTCATGAAAAGCTAGGCAAATACTTTACGCTGATTAATTTCGGTGACGCGGATATGAGTTCGTGTGTAGAGAGCAGCGATATTCCTCTGGAAGTTCTTAATGTGGATGAACCGCACGCTAAAAGTATTTATCAGTGTGAATATTTACTCGTGAGGCCTGACCAGCATATCGCCTGGCGCGGTGAAGAACTGCCGCAAGACTTTGGTGCGTTAATGGATAAAGTATCCGGTAACTGA
- a CDS encoding SDR family oxidoreductase → MVTGAGSGLGRESAIKMASRGASVVVSDLHLEAAEEVANEIAQSGGNAIAVTCDIGKEDSIEAAIEKTVSHYGRINVLHNNAALTSPAALEADVDILTIPTEMWDSIMQVTVRGTMLGCRYGVKAMLKTGGGSIINTSSMYGVSAFNRQTAYGVSKGAINILTEYVATSFGRKGIRCNAIAPSMIKTPLLMSFIPEPLIQLNEDATLTPFLGEPEDIANIVAFLASDDSRYLTGQVIRADGGTTAHLPTYSDARRFFGDD, encoded by the coding sequence ATGGTAACAGGAGCCGGATCGGGGCTGGGCCGCGAAAGTGCAATCAAGATGGCTTCCAGAGGCGCCAGTGTGGTTGTCTCTGATCTACACCTTGAAGCCGCAGAAGAGGTGGCCAATGAGATCGCTCAGTCTGGCGGTAATGCCATCGCGGTGACCTGTGATATCGGAAAAGAAGACAGTATTGAAGCTGCCATTGAAAAAACAGTTTCCCATTATGGGAGAATCAATGTTCTCCACAACAATGCCGCATTGACATCGCCTGCCGCCCTCGAAGCCGACGTTGACATTCTGACCATTCCCACCGAAATGTGGGACAGTATTATGCAGGTAACCGTAAGAGGCACAATGTTGGGCTGCCGTTATGGCGTTAAGGCCATGCTGAAAACCGGCGGCGGCAGTATTATCAACACATCATCGATGTATGGCGTATCGGCGTTCAACCGTCAAACCGCATATGGAGTATCCAAGGGTGCTATCAACATCCTGACAGAGTATGTCGCCACATCCTTCGGACGCAAAGGTATTCGTTGCAATGCCATTGCCCCGTCCATGATCAAAACACCACTGCTGATGAGTTTTATTCCAGAACCATTGATTCAGCTTAATGAAGACGCAACCCTGACGCCATTCCTGGGTGAGCCTGAAGATATCGCCAATATCGTTGCTTTTCTGGCTTCTGACGATTCCCGCTATCTAACAGGGCAAGTCATTCGTGCTGACGGCGGTACTACTGCCCACCTGCCAACCTACTCTGATGCAAGACGTTTTTTTGGGGATGACTAA
- a CDS encoding NAD(P)H-dependent oxidoreductase codes for MNTILHITCSLFGDQGKSSALSTELVKKLQSKHPNSEVTHRELSIENTPYLDVALFQAFIAAKDDRSPEQQAALQLSDRLIEEWRLSQAVVIGLPMYNLGVPAVFKSYIDHIVRVGETFKYTDTGPVGLLEDRPVYVVTARGGMYQGTPLDTQSLYIQHIFGLMGVGNIQFFHTEGLNMGPEVADKAIAGVKAEIKSAFV; via the coding sequence ATGAACACTATCCTGCATATTACCTGTAGCCTTTTCGGCGATCAGGGCAAGTCATCCGCGCTAAGTACAGAGCTGGTTAAGAAGCTTCAAAGTAAACACCCTAACTCAGAAGTGACTCATCGGGAGTTGTCCATTGAGAATACGCCTTATCTTGATGTGGCTCTTTTTCAGGCTTTTATTGCAGCAAAGGATGACCGCTCTCCCGAGCAGCAAGCTGCACTTCAATTGTCTGACCGATTGATAGAAGAATGGCGATTGTCGCAAGCGGTGGTGATCGGCTTGCCGATGTACAACCTCGGTGTACCTGCAGTGTTCAAGAGCTACATTGATCACATCGTTCGAGTGGGCGAAACATTCAAGTACACCGACACCGGCCCCGTGGGGCTGCTGGAAGACCGCCCGGTTTATGTTGTGACTGCGCGCGGAGGTATGTATCAAGGAACGCCGCTGGATACGCAGAGCCTCTATATTCAGCATATATTTGGGTTAATGGGCGTTGGCAATATTCAATTCTTTCATACCGAAGGTTTGAATATGGGGCCAGAAGTCGCTGACAAAGCCATTGCAGGCGTGAAAGCTGAAATAAAATCAGCATTTGTCTAA
- a CDS encoding EthD domain-containing protein yields MIKMVVDVWKKPEMTDEQFKRRWLVEHGTLVKEHARAMGFVKYIQSHKIPSPEIEAFAAERGWQRPADGLTEVWWESMDAMQAAMSSSEGQKASAILQQDEEQFIDVKKISAYLAEEKVIFDYQNQ; encoded by the coding sequence ATGATAAAGATGGTTGTGGATGTCTGGAAAAAACCGGAGATGACTGATGAGCAGTTTAAGCGTCGCTGGCTGGTAGAACATGGAACGTTGGTTAAAGAGCATGCCAGGGCAATGGGTTTTGTGAAATATATTCAGAGCCACAAAATACCTTCCCCTGAAATTGAAGCGTTTGCTGCCGAGCGGGGCTGGCAGCGACCTGCTGATGGCCTCACCGAGGTTTGGTGGGAAAGCATGGATGCAATGCAGGCTGCCATGTCGTCTTCCGAAGGGCAAAAAGCCAGTGCTATTTTGCAGCAGGATGAAGAGCAGTTTATTGATGTAAAGAAAATCAGTGCCTACCTAGCTGAAGAGAAAGTCATTTTTGACTATCAAAATCAATAG
- a CDS encoding TonB-dependent receptor, producing the protein MAARLAFQRVHSSDWQESVTTNEENGKENYTAARLLLRFEPSDTAEINVNINGWSDKSDPQALQMIAATPKRFDQAPGNAATQFAVPFAKKEGESADWSSDDEPAGDKDFIQASVRGDFELNDSMTLTALVAHSDYEQNQTQDGDGSPLVLAGFIHNEADIQSTFAEIRLAGETDSMRWVVGANYEDSETSEDQLLRYTDNTTYRPQTLYINQNGSLLEQEIESYAVFGNIDYDLAEDLTLKIGVRYTDTEIDAFSCNYASENAPGTIDTSGFGSNVAALFNILGGVTGTPEAIGLDDCFTLNGLPGVGVPGFPYKDTLSEDNVSWRVGLDYQVTDDALVYANVSQGYKAGSYPTLAANSYSELTPVTEESVLAYELGFKMTMADGSIQWNGAVFHYDYEDKQVRGKTEVIPFGALDRLVNIPESTITGVETDIVAQLTEKLTLTMAVTYLDSEVDDYPMTLNGVPYAFDAYGNNRDLSGESLPLTPELSYSLDLDYRTPLENGGALFMGVNVVGQSDADAVFDGDDLSIYDTLPRGGTLGVDAGFHKSITENYFVIEDYYTVGARIGYESDDGRFRVMLWGKNITDEYYWNSVIASSEGGARVAGRPRTYGLTVGYKY; encoded by the coding sequence CAGGCATTGCAGATGATTGCTGCCACACCCAAGCGGTTTGATCAGGCGCCAGGCAATGCTGCAACACAGTTTGCGGTGCCCTTTGCCAAAAAAGAAGGTGAATCTGCCGACTGGTCGTCAGATGACGAGCCTGCAGGTGATAAGGATTTCATTCAAGCGTCTGTTCGTGGTGACTTTGAACTTAATGACAGCATGACGTTGACAGCCCTGGTTGCCCATAGCGACTATGAGCAGAACCAGACTCAGGACGGAGACGGTTCTCCTCTGGTGCTTGCCGGGTTTATTCACAACGAGGCTGATATTCAGTCGACCTTTGCTGAAATTCGTCTGGCTGGAGAGACTGACTCCATGCGTTGGGTGGTTGGTGCCAACTATGAAGACAGCGAGACCTCAGAAGATCAGCTGCTTCGTTATACAGATAACACAACATATCGTCCGCAGACTTTATATATCAATCAGAATGGCTCACTTCTTGAGCAGGAAATAGAATCCTATGCTGTATTTGGGAATATTGATTATGACCTTGCTGAAGATTTAACTCTTAAAATTGGTGTGCGTTATACCGATACCGAAATTGATGCTTTCAGCTGCAACTATGCATCAGAGAATGCGCCTGGAACGATTGATACTAGCGGGTTTGGTAGTAATGTGGCCGCGCTTTTCAACATTCTTGGTGGTGTTACTGGGACTCCTGAAGCCATAGGATTAGATGATTGTTTCACCCTTAATGGACTCCCTGGCGTGGGTGTGCCCGGGTTCCCTTACAAAGATACACTTTCTGAAGATAATGTGTCCTGGCGTGTGGGACTGGACTACCAGGTAACGGACGATGCTTTGGTATACGCCAATGTTTCGCAGGGTTATAAGGCGGGCAGCTACCCCACTCTGGCAGCAAATAGTTACAGTGAGTTGACCCCGGTTACCGAAGAGTCGGTATTGGCCTATGAACTTGGTTTTAAAATGACCATGGCCGATGGTTCCATTCAATGGAATGGAGCTGTGTTCCACTATGACTATGAAGACAAGCAGGTTCGGGGTAAAACGGAAGTGATCCCGTTCGGAGCGTTGGATAGACTGGTAAATATACCGGAATCAACCATTACGGGTGTTGAAACGGATATTGTCGCACAGCTAACAGAAAAACTGACGCTGACCATGGCTGTTACCTACCTGGACTCGGAAGTTGACGATTACCCAATGACATTAAATGGTGTTCCCTACGCGTTTGATGCGTATGGAAATAATCGAGACCTGTCTGGAGAAAGTTTGCCTCTGACTCCTGAATTATCTTATAGCCTGGATCTGGATTACCGGACGCCGTTGGAAAATGGTGGCGCATTGTTTATGGGTGTCAATGTGGTTGGCCAGTCGGATGCGGATGCCGTATTTGATGGTGATGACCTGTCGATTTACGACACTCTTCCACGAGGAGGCACTTTGGGTGTCGATGCCGGATTCCACAAGTCTATTACAGAAAACTACTTTGTCATCGAAGACTATTACACAGTCGGTGCCCGTATTGGTTATGAGTCTGATGATGGGCGTTTCAGAGTTATGCTCTGGGGTAAGAACATCACTGATGAATATTACTGGAACTCGGTTATTGCTTCGTCTGAAGGTGGTGCCCGAGTGGCTGGCCGTCCCAGGACATACGGCCTGACTGTAGGCTACAAGTACTGA